From a single Candidatus Defluviilinea gracilis genomic region:
- a CDS encoding GNAT family N-acetyltransferase codes for MTTFTLRPARESESRQIKELIRLVGINPMGLDWKRFIVAVDADERVIGTGQLKPHGADILELSSIAVAPAHRGEGIARAIIEHFLKEGPRPLYLTCVSTMGLLYEKFGFVSLEYKNMPRYFQRLSKVANVMLNFTREGEFLLVMKLQ; via the coding sequence ATGACTACATTCACTCTCCGCCCCGCGCGCGAATCGGAATCCCGCCAGATCAAGGAGCTGATTCGCCTGGTGGGCATCAACCCGATGGGCTTGGATTGGAAGCGGTTTATCGTCGCTGTGGATGCGGACGAGCGCGTCATTGGCACGGGACAGTTGAAACCGCATGGCGCGGACATCCTCGAATTGTCGTCCATTGCGGTTGCGCCGGCGCATCGCGGCGAGGGAATCGCGCGCGCCATCATCGAACATTTTCTGAAGGAAGGTCCGCGCCCGTTGTATCTGACTTGTGTATCGACGATGGGTCTGCTGTATGAAAAATTCGGGTTTGTCAGTCTTGAGTATAAAAACATGCCCCGTTATTTTCAGCGTTTGAGCAAGGTGGCAAATGTGATGTTGAATTTCACGCGGGAAGGCGAATTCCTGCTGGTGATGAAGTTACAGTAA
- a CDS encoding helix-hairpin-helix domain-containing protein has product MTSGVLFGLFIAVVVWVVARNPSGQAVTLRPAPTDAPIVVHITGAVPRPGVYALPQGARAQDAISAAGGFLADADKTGINLARLLEDGEKLDIPFVEGSSLVVEPVSAPTASAASTELIDINTASQAELETLPGIGPTTAQKIIDYREENGPFQTTEDLMNVSGIGPGTYERIKDLITVGE; this is encoded by the coding sequence ATGACTTCTGGCGTATTATTTGGCTTGTTTATTGCTGTGGTGGTGTGGGTGGTGGCGCGCAACCCAAGCGGGCAGGCGGTGACTCTGCGCCCCGCGCCCACAGACGCGCCTATTGTGGTTCACATCACTGGCGCGGTGCCGCGACCGGGCGTGTACGCCCTGCCACAGGGCGCGCGCGCGCAGGATGCCATTTCTGCCGCGGGCGGTTTTTTGGCAGATGCCGATAAAACAGGCATCAATCTTGCGAGACTTCTTGAAGACGGCGAGAAGTTGGATATTCCCTTTGTGGAGGGTTCTTCGCTGGTGGTGGAGCCGGTCTCGGCTCCGACAGCGTCGGCGGCTTCCACAGAATTGATCGACATCAACACTGCCTCGCAAGCCGAGTTGGAGACGCTTCCCGGCATCGGTCCGACCACCGCGCAGAAGATCATCGATTACCGTGAGGAGAACGGTCCGTTTCAAACGACGGAAGACCTCATGAACGTATCGGGGATTGGTCCCGGCACGTATGAACGCATCAAGGATTTGATCACGGTGGGGGAGTGA
- a CDS encoding CPBP family intramembrane metalloprotease — MTYLLGERLKFDWKIVTITIVSTLLFMVDFYHRKLLFENFGYSFRVVLYLVIPLLVILVLFRENPKEYGFGLGDWKAGLIITIIGIIVMAPVIYFLGKDNASMQKYYQPYVNGLPWSTFLDLIGWEFIFRGWILFGYVRKFGPEALWVQAVPFALMHNGKPEVETLSTIFGGFAFGWVAWRTKSFLYPFLIHWFIATFIIIVAAGLS; from the coding sequence ATGACCTACCTCCTCGGCGAACGCCTAAAATTTGACTGGAAGATCGTAACGATCACAATCGTATCCACATTACTATTCATGGTGGATTTCTATCATCGCAAACTTCTCTTTGAGAATTTCGGATATTCGTTTCGAGTCGTTTTGTATCTTGTTATCCCTCTTCTAGTTATTCTTGTTCTTTTCCGCGAAAACCCGAAAGAATATGGTTTTGGGCTTGGCGATTGGAAAGCGGGTCTCATCATCACGATCATAGGAATAATCGTCATGGCTCCAGTGATCTATTTCCTCGGCAAGGACAATGCGTCCATGCAGAAGTATTATCAGCCCTACGTGAACGGACTCCCGTGGTCAACCTTCCTCGACCTCATCGGCTGGGAGTTCATCTTCCGCGGCTGGATCCTGTTCGGCTACGTCCGCAAATTCGGACCCGAAGCGCTGTGGGTGCAAGCCGTCCCGTTTGCGTTGATGCACAACGGCAAACCCGAAGTGGAGACTCTCTCCACGATCTTCGGCGGCTTTGCCTTCGGCTGGGTGGCGTGGAGAACAAAATCCTTTCTCTATCCGTTCCTGATCCATTGGTTCATCGCGACGTTCATTATCATCGTCGCGGCAGGGCTATCCTGA